In Corallococcus caeni, the DNA window ATGGAGGTCATCTTTTTCCGGGAGGAGTCCACCATGGTCCGCACCTCGAGCCTCGTCAGCGCCCTGCTCCTCGTGAGCGCCTGCCAGAAGGCCCCGGAGACTTCGCCGGCCGCGCCTCCCGCGCCGGAGGTGGTGCCGGTGAAGACGGCGCCGTTCTCGCTGTCGGTGCTCCAGGACGCGGCGCCGTCTGGCTGTACGTGGCTGCGCCTGGAGTCGGACGGAAGACGCAGGGCGCTGGTGACAGTGGATGCGGCGTGTGACGGGCTGCAGCTCGCGTGGAGCGCGGATGGGAAGCACGCGGCGGTGCGGGACCCGGCCGGCAGCGCGCGGGGGCCCGGGCGCGTGTGGCTGGTGGACCTGACGTCCGGGCAGGGGGCGGCGCAGCTGTTGCCGGAGGAGGGGCTGACCGGCGCGGTGGGGTTCGATTCGGTGGGGCGCCTGGTGGCGCTGACGGCGCACACGGGCGAGCTGGTGCGGCGCGACGGCGCCTTCCTCTTCGAGGGCCGGCGCATCCCCCTCCCGGAGGAGGACGAGGGCGCGGGGCTCGCGCACGCGTACCGGCTGGAGGCCGGGGCGTGGAAGCGCATCGAGACGGTGGCCACGCGCGGTGACGCGGACGCCGTGTTCGCGCTCACCACGGCGGAGATGCTGGTGTCCTCCACGGTGGCCGGGGACCCGGAGTCGCTGGTGGCGCAGGGGCTGGACGAGGGCGGCCAGGACGCGGTCCGGCTGGACGCGGTGGTGCCGCGCCGGGGCCACGACGTGTTCGGCGGCTGGGCGCGCATGGAGTCGCGAGGCGGCCCGCTGTTCGCGTGGCAGACCGCGGGCGAGCAGACCGCGCTGATGATGCCGGTGCGCTGGGAGATGGAGGACGGCCACCTGGCCGAACCCGAGGGCCTCGCCCTGCCCGCCCGGAGCCCCGTGCGCGCGATGGCGCGCGGGGACCTGCTGCTGCTCGCGGGCGCGACGCAGGTGCGCGTCTACGACCTGGGCTCCCGGCGCCTCGTCGCGTCGCTCGACGGCTTCCGGGCCGCGCGCTTCTGGCCGGAGCCGGGTTCGCGGGTGCCGCGCGGGGCCACGGCGGCGTCCGGGCAGCAGTAGGCGCGGTGCGTGACGCTCAGCCCTGCGCGCCCAGGCCGCTCTTGAAGGCCGCGAAGATGAAGGCCCCGTAGACGCCACCGCAGAGGCAGCACGAGAGCACGGGCACCAGGAGTGCTCCCGCCAGCGCCGTGCCCCAGCTGGTGCGGTGCAGCGTGCGGTAGGCGAAGGCGCGCAGGCCCATGGCCCAGAAGGGCGCGGCGTACACGGCGACGAAGGGAATCACGCCGACGATGTACGGCGCCTGCGAGAGCGCGTGCGCGCGCATCGTCACGGAGAAGCCCCGCTCCACGCCGCCCATGCGCAGGATGAGGTGGTCCAGGCCCGCGTTAACCAGCGTCATGCCGGTGCTGAAGAAAGGCATCAGCACCGTCCAGGCCGCCATGCCCACCGTCATCCACAGCTTCAGGGTCTTCGGATCCGCGCCACCCGTGTCCGTCTGGGGGACGAGCCCCAGGACGATGCCGATGATCGCCGTGTAGACGATGCCCGTGGTCAGGAAGCCGGCGATCGCGGACAGGAGCACGAACGTCATGGAGCTGCTCACGGGCGCGTCGGGGTTGATGCCCCGGAGCGTGTTCGTGGGCTGCATCAGCAGGCCGTAGCACGTGCGCCAGAACGCCTTGAGCGTGCCCAGCTGCTCGCGCTGGTCCCACGGCAGCTGGCCCAGGGGCTCGCGTTCGTGGCAGGTGACGCAGATGGCCCCTTCCGGCCCCTGGCGCAGGCAGCGGGCACAGGCGAACGCGCCACAGCGCGGGCACGTGGCCACGCTTTGCCACTCGGGGTGCACGGCGCAGACGGGCTCGGCGCTTCCGGGAGCGGAGGCCACCAGCAGCGAGGCCCCACACCGCTCGCACGTCTCAGCGCCGGGGGTGAAGGGGGCCTGACAGGAAGGACAGGAAGGCGTCATCGCCGCGCATCGTAGGCGATGCGCTACGGCTCCGGCGCCGTTTCCGGATCCACGGGCACCGAAGGGGACGTGCTCCCGGCCTTGTCCTGCGCCGGCGCGCTCCCGGCCGGCGCCACGGCACCGGTCGCCTTCGGGGCCCGGGCCTCCTGGGCGGCTCGGGCCTGACGGGCCCGCTTCGCCTGTGCCACCGCTGTCTTCGCCGCGCCCGCGTCCCCCAGCGCCCGCTCCCGCTTCGCCAGCGCGTCCCACAGCTCCGGCGCGTCCGGGTGCAGCGTCACCGCCGCTCGCAGGAGGCCGCGGGCGACCTTCGGCGAACGCGTGTCCAGTAGCCGCCTCAGGAAGCCCGCGGGGGACAGCACCAGCGACCCCTCCGGCGTCTCGAAGGCCTCGCGCACGTGCGGAATCGCCTCCGCCTCGCGGTCCGCCTCCATCAGCCCCACCGCTTGGGCCAGGTGCGCGTCCATCGACTCCGGATGCAGCTCCGTCGCGCGCTCCAGCCAGCGCATCCGGTCCGTGGGCTTGCGCTTCGCCCGGTCCGCCAGCGTGAGCAGCTCGTCCGTGTAGTCCGGCCGCACCTGGGGGGCACGCACCGCCGCCTCCTTCAGCGCGGGCCACACCCGCTCGGGGTCCTTCAGCGCCTCCAGGCGGGAGCGCCGCAGCGCCGGCACCTCCGCGCGCTTCCACCCCGCGACGAAGCGGGCCACGTCGCTCCGCACGGTCGGGCTGAAGCGCTCCGCCTCCGGACACTTCAGCGTCTCGCACGCGGCCAGGTAGTCCGCGAACAAGCCCGCCGCGCCTTGCGTCCGGTACGCGCGCAGCCGCTCCGCGCCCATCACCTTCTCCACCGTGGCCGCCATGTGCGCGCCCACGCGGATGAGGAGCGACTCGCCGCGCGGCTCGTGCGCGCCGCGGATCCGCTCCATCGCGCCCCGGCCGTCCCTGGCGATGGCCGCCCGGTCGAAGAGCGCCGACACCTTCGTGAACGCCCCCGCCAGGTCCGTCTCCGGCGGCAGCGTGCCCGGCCCGCGCGTGGCCCAGTCGTGGTACGCGAGCCCGTAGCTGGCCAGCCGCCCCATGCCCTCGTACACGACCGCGTCCACGGGGTCCGTGAAGTGGCCGCCGCGGCCCGGCGCGCCCTCGTCCAGCACCGTCTCCATCAACCGCAGGGACAGCCGGCGCAGCCGCTTCGCCTCGTCCTCCACGTTGGTGGCGAGCGCGATGGCCGTGTCCTCCGCCGGCAAGATCACCAGCAGCGTCGTCGTCTCCGGCTGCCCGCCCGCGTGCGCCACGATGTAGTGGCCCCTGAGCGGATAGGTCGCGAAGCCCATGCCGTAGTCGGTGATGTGCCCGTCGCGCGTGACCATCGTCGCCTGCATGCGACCCATCGTCTCGCGCGTCACCAGCGTGTGGTCCAGCACCGCGCGAGCAAAGCCCAGCAGGTCCTCCACCGTCGCGCGCGTGCCGCCGCCACCGAAGCGGCTGGTGACGTCCAGGAAGCGCGACGGCTTCAGCGCGGCGCCCGCCACGCGGTAGCCCACCGCCTGCTGCGCGTCGCGCGTGCTGATTTCATCCAGGTCCGCGTGGCTCATGTTCGCGGGGCCGAAGACGTGGTCGCGCATGTACTCGCGGTAGGACTGGCCGGAGGCGG includes these proteins:
- a CDS encoding zinc ribbon domain-containing protein, encoding MTPSCPSCQAPFTPGAETCERCGASLLVASAPGSAEPVCAVHPEWQSVATCPRCGAFACARCLRQGPEGAICVTCHEREPLGQLPWDQREQLGTLKAFWRTCYGLLMQPTNTLRGINPDAPVSSSMTFVLLSAIAGFLTTGIVYTAIIGIVLGLVPQTDTGGADPKTLKLWMTVGMAAWTVLMPFFSTGMTLVNAGLDHLILRMGGVERGFSVTMRAHALSQAPYIVGVIPFVAVYAAPFWAMGLRAFAYRTLHRTSWGTALAGALLVPVLSCCLCGGVYGAFIFAAFKSGLGAQG
- a CDS encoding serine hydrolase, with product MKRLFVALCLLLEAGPAFAQVPAAKPAPVAQAPAAAPKPEAAPSEPAEKPASPPESSAKVAPEPGAKASEFPPEVQRALDALVRADLKQGPTAGLSVGVMRGGQRWMNGYGYRDLAKKLPATVRTTYRMASITKSFTAVAVMQLAQAGKLDLDADIHTLVPEYPVKQWPVTVRQLLGHLGGVPTYDSPSAGNNTKPVTTKEAIAMFADRPLMSEPGTRYLYTTWGFNLLGAAVETASGQSYREYMRDHVFGPANMSHADLDEISTRDAQQAVGYRVAGAALKPSRFLDVTSRFGGGGTRATVEDLLGFARAVLDHTLVTRETMGRMQATMVTRDGHITDYGMGFATYPLRGHYIVAHAGGQPETTTLLVILPAEDTAIALATNVEDEAKRLRRLSLRLMETVLDEGAPGRGGHFTDPVDAVVYEGMGRLASYGLAYHDWATRGPGTLPPETDLAGAFTKVSALFDRAAIARDGRGAMERIRGAHEPRGESLLIRVGAHMAATVEKVMGAERLRAYRTQGAAGLFADYLAACETLKCPEAERFSPTVRSDVARFVAGWKRAEVPALRRSRLEALKDPERVWPALKEAAVRAPQVRPDYTDELLTLADRAKRKPTDRMRWLERATELHPESMDAHLAQAVGLMEADREAEAIPHVREAFETPEGSLVLSPAGFLRRLLDTRSPKVARGLLRAAVTLHPDAPELWDALAKRERALGDAGAAKTAVAQAKRARQARAAQEARAPKATGAVAPAGSAPAQDKAGSTSPSVPVDPETAPEP